From Paenibacillus graminis, a single genomic window includes:
- the rpsL gene encoding 30S ribosomal protein S12: MPTINQLVRKGRQAKIEKSKSPALQKGFNALKREATNLSAPQKRGVCTRVGTMTPRKPNSALRKYARVRLTNRLEVTAYIPGIGHNLQEHSVVLLRGGKVKDLAGVRYHIVRGALDTAGVANRMQARSKYGAKRPKAKK; this comes from the coding sequence AATTGGTTCGTAAAGGCCGTCAAGCCAAAATCGAAAAGTCCAAATCTCCCGCTCTTCAAAAAGGGTTCAACGCCCTGAAGCGTGAGGCTACAAACTTGAGCGCTCCGCAGAAACGCGGTGTATGTACTCGTGTAGGCACAATGACACCACGTAAACCAAACTCTGCACTTCGTAAGTATGCCCGTGTTCGTTTGACGAACCGTCTTGAGGTGACTGCTTACATTCCGGGGATCGGACATAACCTTCAAGAGCACAGTGTAGTATTGCTGCGCGGAGGTAAAGTTAAGGACCTTGCAGGAGTTCGTTACCACATCGTACGTGGCGCTCTGGATACAGCAGGTGTAGCTAACCGGATGCAGGCTCGCTCCAAATACGGTGCGAAACGTCCTAAGGCTAAGAAATAA
- the fusA gene encoding elongation factor G: MAREFSLKNTRNIGIMAHIDAGKTTTTERILFYTGRTHKIGEVHEGAATMDWMEQEQERGITITSAATTAAWKGHRINIIDTPGHVDFTVEVERSLRVLDGAVGVFSAKEGVEPQSETVWRQADRYGVPRIAYVNKMDIIGADFLNVVESMRDRLQANAVAIQLPIGAENDFVGIIDLVEQKAHIFKDDLGQNIEVTDIPAEYLEQVEERRLELIEKVAELDEDLTMKYLEGEEITVDEIKAALRKGVCEVKIFPVIVGSSYRNKGVQLMMDAVVDYLPSPLDVPAIQGHLDDGTEAVRHSSDEEPFSALAFKIMTDPYVGKLTFFRVYSGILESGSYVVNATKNKRERIGRILQMHANSRQEISIVYAGDIAAAVGLKDTSTGDTLCDEKHPVILESMNFPDPVIEIAVEPKTKADQDKLGVALGKLTEEDPTLRAHTDEETGQTILAGMGELHLDIIIDRMRREFKVETNVGKPQVAYRETFKAPARVEGKFVRQSGGRGQYGHVWVEFEPLEPGTGSQFESKVVGGSVPREYIAPALAGIEEQMKNGVLAGFPLVDVKATIVDGSYHDVDSNEMAFKIAGSMALKAAKDKCKPVLLEPIMKVEVTVPEEYMGDVMGMLNSRRGRIEGMDSRGGAQIIRAKVPLSEMFGYSTTLRSGTQGRGVFSMELSHYEEVPKSIAEEIVSKNKGGE, encoded by the coding sequence ATGGCAAGAGAGTTCTCCTTGAAAAATACACGCAATATCGGGATCATGGCACATATTGATGCTGGTAAGACTACTACCACTGAGCGGATTCTATTCTACACGGGCCGTACGCACAAAATCGGTGAAGTTCACGAGGGTGCTGCTACAATGGACTGGATGGAACAAGAACAAGAGCGCGGAATCACGATTACTTCTGCGGCTACAACTGCTGCGTGGAAAGGTCACCGCATCAATATCATTGATACTCCGGGACACGTTGACTTCACTGTTGAAGTTGAACGTTCCCTTCGTGTATTGGATGGGGCAGTAGGCGTTTTCAGTGCGAAAGAGGGCGTTGAGCCTCAGTCTGAAACTGTATGGAGACAGGCTGACCGGTATGGCGTTCCCCGTATCGCATATGTCAACAAAATGGATATCATCGGCGCGGACTTCCTTAACGTTGTAGAAAGCATGCGTGATCGCTTGCAAGCCAATGCAGTTGCCATTCAACTGCCAATTGGCGCCGAAAACGACTTCGTTGGTATTATTGACCTGGTTGAGCAAAAAGCTCACATCTTCAAAGATGACCTGGGACAAAACATCGAAGTAACGGATATTCCCGCTGAATATCTGGAACAAGTTGAGGAGCGCCGTCTCGAGCTGATCGAGAAGGTTGCAGAACTTGACGAAGATCTGACTATGAAGTACCTGGAAGGCGAAGAAATTACAGTTGATGAAATCAAAGCTGCACTGCGCAAAGGCGTATGTGAAGTTAAGATTTTCCCTGTAATTGTCGGATCCTCCTACCGCAACAAAGGTGTTCAGCTGATGATGGACGCTGTTGTAGATTACTTGCCATCTCCTCTGGATGTACCTGCTATTCAAGGTCATCTGGATGACGGTACTGAAGCGGTTCGCCACTCTTCGGATGAAGAGCCATTCTCAGCACTGGCATTTAAAATCATGACAGACCCTTACGTTGGTAAGCTTACGTTCTTCCGTGTATACTCAGGTATCCTGGAATCCGGTTCTTATGTAGTTAATGCTACCAAGAACAAACGTGAGCGCATCGGCCGTATCCTGCAGATGCATGCGAACAGCCGCCAAGAAATCTCCATCGTATATGCTGGTGATATCGCCGCAGCCGTTGGTCTGAAGGACACTAGTACTGGTGACACACTGTGCGATGAGAAACATCCGGTTATCCTGGAATCCATGAACTTCCCTGATCCGGTTATCGAAATCGCGGTTGAACCAAAAACCAAAGCTGACCAAGATAAATTGGGCGTTGCTCTAGGTAAGCTGACTGAAGAGGATCCAACTCTTCGTGCGCATACTGATGAAGAAACTGGCCAAACCATCCTGGCAGGTATGGGTGAGCTTCACCTTGACATTATCATCGACCGCATGCGCCGCGAGTTCAAGGTAGAAACCAACGTGGGTAAACCACAGGTTGCTTACCGTGAAACTTTCAAAGCACCAGCACGCGTAGAAGGTAAATTCGTTCGCCAATCCGGCGGTCGCGGTCAGTACGGTCACGTATGGGTTGAATTTGAACCTCTCGAACCAGGTACTGGCAGCCAATTCGAAAGTAAAGTTGTCGGTGGTTCCGTTCCTAGAGAATACATCGCTCCTGCACTTGCCGGTATTGAAGAGCAAATGAAAAACGGCGTTCTTGCAGGCTTCCCGCTTGTAGACGTTAAGGCTACCATCGTAGATGGTTCCTATCATGATGTTGACTCCAACGAAATGGCGTTCAAAATCGCTGGTTCGATGGCGCTCAAAGCGGCTAAAGACAAGTGTAAGCCTGTCTTGCTTGAGCCAATCATGAAAGTGGAAGTAACTGTTCCTGAGGAATACATGGGCGATGTTATGGGTATGCTGAACTCCCGTCGCGGCAGAATCGAAGGTATGGATTCCCGTGGTGGAGCGCAGATTATCCGTGCGAAGGTGCCTCTTTCCGAAATGTTTGGTTATTCCACAACTCTCCGTTCCGGTACTCAAGGACGCGGTGTATTCTCAATGGAACTTTCTCACTATGAAGAAGTGCCTAAATCCATTGCAGAAGAGATCGTTTCCAAGAACAAAGGTGGAGAATAG
- the rpsG gene encoding 30S ribosomal protein S7: protein MPRKGPVTKRDVLPDPLYNSKLVTRLINRIMLGGKRGVAQSILYNSFKLIQERTGKEPMEVFEAAIKNIMPVLEVKARRVGGANYQVPIEVKPERRTALGLRWLVNYSRNRGEKTMEERLAAEIIDASNNTGASVKKREDTHKMAEANKAFAHYRW, encoded by the coding sequence ATGCCACGCAAAGGTCCAGTTACTAAGAGAGATGTATTGCCAGATCCATTGTATAATAGCAAGTTGGTTACCCGTTTGATCAACCGTATTATGCTGGGTGGTAAAAGAGGTGTCGCTCAAAGCATTCTGTACAATTCGTTTAAATTGATCCAAGAACGTACGGGCAAAGAACCGATGGAAGTTTTTGAAGCTGCCATCAAGAACATCATGCCGGTATTGGAAGTTAAAGCTCGTCGTGTCGGCGGTGCTAACTACCAAGTGCCTATCGAGGTTAAACCTGAGAGACGTACTGCTCTGGGATTACGTTGGCTCGTGAACTACTCACGCAACCGCGGTGAGAAGACTATGGAAGAGCGTTTGGCGGCTGAGATCATCGATGCTTCCAACAACACAGGCGCTTCCGTTAAGAAACGCGAAGATACGCACAAAATGGCTGAAGCGAACAAAGCGTTTGCTCACTACCGCTGGTAG